CAATTGGAGCCTCGATATCACACCGGACACGTCGAAGCCCTGAAGACTGAACACTCAGGTTCTAGTTGGCCGTGCGACCGACCTCCAAGTCGGTCAAGAACGCTGCCATCGACGGACTTGGAAGTCCATCGTACGGGTGTACTAACCCAGAAATCGTGTTGCGGGATGCATCAGAAGCTTCGCTTTGACGGGTCATCCACTGCGTAAGCTTCGATCTCGAAGGGGTTGCCGCGATACGCGTCGCGACCCATCAGCTTCAACACCAACGAAGCACCGAGATAAGCGGGCAAGAAGAAGGGGCCCCACCGTTCGTACTGCTGCACGTGAACTCGTTCATGCAGCCGAGTTCGATCTAAATCGGCGGGCGTGCAACCCAGCACAACGTGGCCGAGCGTCATGGCCGCGGCGGGAACAGGCATCGATCGCAGCCCTCGGGCAATCCAGCGTCCGTGGATTTCAGCTACGCCCGAAACCCAGACGATGCGTCCGCCCAACAACAATCCGATCGTGATTCCGATCAGGGTGTTCGGGGCGGCCCAGAGATATTGCAGCCAACGAAACCGCAGCCAACGCAATTACTTGTCAAACCACTTCTTAATCGCGTGCAGCGTCGTTGCTCGCCCGGCTCGTGCGATGGACGTGGTCAGCGGAATTTCCTTCGGGCAAACTGCGACGCAGTTCTGAGCGTTCCCACACGATGCTAAACCGCCAGGTCCTTCCAACGCATCCAAACGTTCGCCAGCCAATGATTTCCCGGTGGGATGGTTGTTGAACAGCATTGCCTGCGAGATCGCGTGCGGCCCAACAAACGCTTCGGAGTGGGCCGCCTGCTTCCGAGCCTCGAACTCCTGGTCCGTTTCGCCTGGCTTCTGCGTCAATTCAATCTTGGTGTATTGCGGACATGCTTCCAAGCAGCAACCACAGCTCATGCATTGGCTGAGCGGGTAGTTGCGTTCTTGGTCCTCTCGCAGAATCCGCTCGCCGGACCCCATGTTGTAATAGCTGTCGACAGGCACCCAGGCTTTGACTCGTTCCAGCCCTTGAAACAACCGAGCACGATCGACAACCAAGTCGCGAACCACGGGGAATTTGCTCATCGGCTCCAGAACGACTTCGTCGGGATTGTCCGCGAGAAGACGATCAACCAACGCACTGCAGCTTTGACGAACTCGGCCGTTGATAACCATCGTGCATGAACCACAAACCTCTTCCAAGCAACCACAATCCCAAGCGACCGGAGTGACCTTCTTTCCGTCGCGGTTGGTCGACTGAGCTGCGATCCGCTGCAGAACGCTGATCACGTTCATTTCCGGCTCATACTTGATCTTGTGCAGTTCCCAGTACGGAGCTTCTCCGGGAGCGTCCTGACGGCGCACACGAACGTTGATGAACTCGGGTCGTTTCTTCGTCGAAGGGTCGAGAGCAATCATCGGATCAAGAATTCAAAAGGTGGTTGAGTGGCGGTGCGGTGGACAAAGCGATCGGTCGAAAGCGACTGGCTACAAACAAGAACTCAGTTGGCTCCCACCAACCCGGACCCTGATTTCGACTGAGCCAACTTTTTCGCGGCTCGTTCGTTCCAGACTTCTTCGATCGCCTCGGCACCAACCAATCCGTACAAACGCGGGCGTGGTGGAATCAGTGTCGTGTCAACATCTTCGTACGCAAGATCGGGCTGATTGGTGCTGGCATTCCAGGTTGCAACGGTGCTCTTGAGGTACTTCTCGTTGTTGGCCTCGAACTCGTCGCACCAAGCTTCCGCTTGACGACGGCGTTCAACGGGATCTTCGGACGTCAGCGATGGCTTTTTAAAGTCCGGCTTGAAGTGAGCCCCGCGGCATTCGTCACGCTGCAAAGCCCCTTTCAGCAACGCCTTCGCCAGCGGGAACATGTCCTGCAGCGATTTCGCGAAAATCACGTTTTGGTTGGTCCACGATCCGGTATCGGCAAGCGAAACCTTCATCGCTCGTTCGTGCAGTTCGTCGACCTTTTTGATGGCTTCTTCCAACTGGTCGTTGCGACGAACCACGGTCGCGACGCGAGTCATCAAATCGCCCAACTCTTGGTGAATCAGGTAAGGATTCTCATCGCTTCCCGCGTTGCCATTGAGCAGATGATCGTGGCGATCTTGTTCGGCCTTCACCGCGGAATCAAGCAACGATTGAGGCACGTCGTCCGCGCCGGATTTCTGCGACGCCGAGTAGTTCATGATCGACGAACCGGTGAACAACCCGGTGAAGATGCACGACAACAACGAGTTTGCACCCAAACGGTTTGCGCCGTGATAGTGGTAGTCGCACTCACCGATTGCGTACAAACCATCGATGCTGGTCATGTGGTTGCGAGGTGCCCCCGCTTCCAAACCGCCGTCTTCGCCCTTGACGTAATCCGCCCACAAACCGCCCATGCTGTAGTGAACAGCCGGGAAAATCTTCATGGGTTCGTCGCGTGGGTCGACGCCTTGGAACTTCTCGTAGATTTCCAAGATGCCCCCGAGCTTGCGATCCAGCTCGTGACGCGGGATGTGCGTCAGATCGAGGTACACGCACATGCGATCGTCTTCGACGCTGAGCCCTTCGTTGACGCAGATGTCAAAGATTTCACGGGTCGCAATGTCGCGAGGGACGAGGTTCCCGTACTCGGGATAGCGTTCTTCCAAGAAGTAGTAGCGATCCGCTTCGGGAATGTCGCGAGGACCGCGAGAATCCTGAGGCGTGCGTGGAACCCAAACGCGTCCGCCTTCACCACGAGCCGATTCGCTCATCAAACGCAGCTTGTCAGCACCTGGAATCGCCGTTGGGTGAACCTGAATGAATTCCGCGTTGGCATACTTGGCTCCGACTTGGAAACAACGACTTGCTGCGCTGCCCGTGCAGAACACGCTCATCGTGCTACGGCCGTAGATCAGGCCGCATCCGCCGGTGGCGACCACAACCGCGTCGGCTGGGAAAGCTTTGATTTCCATCGACACCATGTCTTGAGCGACCACGCCGCGGCAACGACCAGTTTCATCTTGGATGGGTCCGAGGAAATCCCAGAATTCAAATTTGCGGACGTTGCCTTCTGCTTCTTGGCGACGGACTTGTTCGTCCAAGGCGTACAACAACTGTTGCCCCGTCGTCGCTCCCGCGAATGCGGTTCGTTTGTAAAGTGTTCCGCCGAATCGTCGACGATCGATGAAACCTTCGCCTGTGCGGTTGAACGGCACGCCCAAACGGTCCATCAACTCGATGACCTTGGGTGCCCAATATGCCATCTCTTTGACGGGCGGCTGGTGATTCAAAAAGTCACCACCGTAGACCGTGTCGTCGAGGTGCTTCCACTCATCGTCGCCCAGTTGCCGAGTCGCGTCGTTGCAGCTGTTGATGCCGCCCTGCGCGCACACGCTGTGCGAACGTTTGACGGGTGTCAAACTGATCAAGTCGACTTGGGCGCCCAGCTCGGTCAACTTCATTGTCGACGCCAAACCGGCCAAACCACCCCCAACGACAACCACGCGGGTGGGCGAGTTGGATTGTGCCATGGAACGTTTCCTTCAGAGAATCAAAATGGGTGGTTGCAAACTTATTCGGTGATCGCGTCTTCGCTCGAATCCGATGCACTCGCGGCTTCGGCATCGGCGTCTTCGACGGGGGTTCGTTTTTCTGGCATGTCGTAGGCCAATCCAGTTTCCTTGGCCGCTTCGTACATGATCGCCTCATCGGCTTGTGCCTGAGCAATGTCATCGGCGTCCATGCGAACCGCACCCCACCAAGCCGCAGTTCCAACCACTGCCAAAATCACACCGAAAACCGTGCAAACCTTGGTGGCACGTTGTTGAGCCTGTGGCGAAACCCAAAATCCCCAGGTGATTCCTGCGGTCCAAATGCCATTGGCCAAGTGATAAACCGTCGCCAGGACACCAGCCAAGTAAAACGCCGGCCAGACGTAACCCTGCATCGCTTCGCCCAAAGAGGACGCGGCGTTGTAAGGGTGGAAACTCGCGAACCCGAGCGGCTCCACAATGGCCAACCAGAATCCGGCATGGAACCAACCGTGAAGGTGCAACACATGGCTCATCAAGAACACCAG
Above is a genomic segment from Rhodopirellula bahusiensis containing:
- a CDS encoding succinate dehydrogenase cytochrome b558 subunit, with amino-acid sequence MSELTRSQSFFLRHEFAIRRLHSLTGIVPLGLYMVIHLTTNASLLNGTETFQRAVFMIHSLGNLLPVVEWGGIFAPLLFHAILGVWIIRTGKSNLGNYQFTGNRRYVWQRWTGLIALVFLMSHVLHLHGWFHAGFWLAIVEPLGFASFHPYNAASSLGEAMQGYVWPAFYLAGVLATVYHLANGIWTAGITWGFWVSPQAQQRATKVCTVFGVILAVVGTAAWWGAVRMDADDIAQAQADEAIMYEAAKETGLAYDMPEKRTPVEDADAEAASASDSSEDAITE
- the sdhB gene encoding succinate dehydrogenase iron-sulfur subunit is translated as MIALDPSTKKRPEFINVRVRRQDAPGEAPYWELHKIKYEPEMNVISVLQRIAAQSTNRDGKKVTPVAWDCGCLEEVCGSCTMVINGRVRQSCSALVDRLLADNPDEVVLEPMSKFPVVRDLVVDRARLFQGLERVKAWVPVDSYYNMGSGERILREDQERNYPLSQCMSCGCCLEACPQYTKIELTQKPGETDQEFEARKQAAHSEAFVGPHAISQAMLFNNHPTGKSLAGERLDALEGPGGLASCGNAQNCVAVCPKEIPLTTSIARAGRATTLHAIKKWFDK
- the sdhA gene encoding succinate dehydrogenase flavoprotein subunit — encoded protein: MAQSNSPTRVVVVGGGLAGLASTMKLTELGAQVDLISLTPVKRSHSVCAQGGINSCNDATRQLGDDEWKHLDDTVYGGDFLNHQPPVKEMAYWAPKVIELMDRLGVPFNRTGEGFIDRRRFGGTLYKRTAFAGATTGQQLLYALDEQVRRQEAEGNVRKFEFWDFLGPIQDETGRCRGVVAQDMVSMEIKAFPADAVVVATGGCGLIYGRSTMSVFCTGSAASRCFQVGAKYANAEFIQVHPTAIPGADKLRLMSESARGEGGRVWVPRTPQDSRGPRDIPEADRYYFLEERYPEYGNLVPRDIATREIFDICVNEGLSVEDDRMCVYLDLTHIPRHELDRKLGGILEIYEKFQGVDPRDEPMKIFPAVHYSMGGLWADYVKGEDGGLEAGAPRNHMTSIDGLYAIGECDYHYHGANRLGANSLLSCIFTGLFTGSSIMNYSASQKSGADDVPQSLLDSAVKAEQDRHDHLLNGNAGSDENPYLIHQELGDLMTRVATVVRRNDQLEEAIKKVDELHERAMKVSLADTGSWTNQNVIFAKSLQDMFPLAKALLKGALQRDECRGAHFKPDFKKPSLTSEDPVERRRQAEAWCDEFEANNEKYLKSTVATWNASTNQPDLAYEDVDTTLIPPRPRLYGLVGAEAIEEVWNERAAKKLAQSKSGSGLVGAN